Proteins from one Ramlibacter sp. PS4R-6 genomic window:
- the lpdA gene encoding dihydrolipoyl dehydrogenase: protein MAKNFDVVVIGGGPGGYIAAIRAAQLGFNTACIDEWKNKDGKPAPGGTCTNVGCIPSKALLQSSENYEEAAKHFGDHGINVGSLSLDVAKMLARKDQVVKQNNDGILFLFKKNKVTFFHGRGSFAGGAQGAWEVKVGDETLVAKNVIVATGSNPRALQGVPFDEESILSNDGALRIPSVPKKLGLIGSGVIGLEMGSVWRRIGSEVTVLEALPTFLGAVDEQIAKEAKKAFDKQGLKVELGVKVGEIKKGKGGVSVAYTNAKGEAQKLEVDKLIVSIGRVPNTIGLNPEAVGLKLDERGAVLVDDQCRTNLAGVWAIGDVVRGPMLAHKAEEEGVAVAERIAGQHGHVNFNTIPWVIYTSPEIAWVGQTEQQLKAAGVKYKAGTFPFMANGRARALGDTTGMVKFLADATTDEILGVHIVGPMASELISEAVVAMEFRASAEDIARICHAHPSLSEATKEAALAVDKRTLNF from the coding sequence ATGGCAAAGAACTTCGACGTGGTCGTCATCGGCGGCGGCCCCGGCGGCTACATCGCCGCCATCCGCGCGGCGCAGCTCGGCTTCAACACCGCCTGCATCGACGAGTGGAAGAACAAGGACGGCAAGCCCGCGCCGGGCGGGACCTGCACGAACGTCGGCTGCATCCCCTCCAAGGCGCTGCTGCAGTCCTCGGAGAACTACGAGGAAGCCGCGAAGCACTTCGGCGACCACGGCATCAACGTCGGCAGCCTGTCGCTGGACGTCGCGAAGATGCTGGCCCGCAAGGACCAGGTCGTGAAGCAGAACAACGACGGCATCCTGTTCCTGTTCAAGAAGAACAAGGTCACCTTCTTCCACGGCCGCGGCTCGTTCGCGGGCGGCGCGCAGGGTGCGTGGGAAGTGAAGGTTGGCGACGAGACGCTGGTCGCGAAGAACGTGATCGTCGCGACGGGTTCCAACCCGCGCGCGCTGCAAGGCGTGCCGTTCGACGAGGAGTCGATCCTGTCCAACGACGGCGCGCTGCGCATCCCGTCGGTGCCGAAGAAGCTGGGCCTGATCGGCTCCGGCGTGATCGGCCTGGAGATGGGTTCGGTGTGGCGCCGCATCGGCTCGGAAGTGACCGTTCTCGAGGCGCTGCCCACCTTCCTTGGCGCGGTCGACGAGCAGATCGCCAAGGAGGCCAAGAAGGCCTTCGACAAGCAGGGCCTGAAGGTCGAGCTGGGCGTGAAGGTCGGCGAGATCAAGAAGGGCAAGGGCGGCGTCTCGGTGGCGTACACCAACGCGAAGGGCGAGGCGCAGAAGCTCGAGGTCGACAAGCTGATCGTCTCGATCGGCCGCGTGCCCAACACGATCGGCCTGAACCCGGAGGCGGTCGGCCTGAAGCTCGACGAGCGCGGCGCCGTCCTCGTGGACGACCAGTGCCGCACGAACCTGGCCGGCGTCTGGGCGATCGGCGACGTGGTGCGCGGCCCGATGCTCGCGCACAAGGCCGAGGAAGAGGGCGTCGCGGTGGCCGAGCGCATCGCCGGCCAGCATGGCCACGTCAACTTCAACACCATCCCCTGGGTGATCTACACCAGCCCCGAGATCGCGTGGGTCGGGCAGACGGAGCAGCAGCTCAAGGCCGCCGGCGTGAAGTACAAGGCGGGCACCTTCCCGTTCATGGCCAACGGCCGCGCGCGCGCGCTGGGCGACACGACCGGCATGGTCAAGTTCCTGGCCGACGCGACGACGGACGAGATCCTCGGCGTGCACATCGTCGGCCCGATGGCCAGCGAACTGATCTCCGAGGCCGTGGTGGCGATGGAGTTCCGCGCGTCCGCCGAGGACATCGCCCGCATCTGCCACGCGCATCCGTCGCTGTCCGAGGCGACGAAGGAAGCCGCGCTGGCCGTCGACAAGCGCACGCTCAATTTCTGA
- the odhB gene encoding 2-oxoglutarate dehydrogenase complex dihydrolipoyllysine-residue succinyltransferase produces the protein MALVDVKVPQLSESVAEATLLQWKKKPGEAVAIDEILIEIETDKVVLEVPAPSAGVLAEIVQPDGATVAADQVIARIDTEGKASAAAPAAAKAAPAPAPAQAAAPAGAGKGDIAMPAAAKMMADNAMAPGSVAGTGRDGRVTKGDVIGALAGGGAKAAAPVAAPIATPKPLPQVSAPVSAPDLGNRPEQRVPMTRLRARVAERLLQSQSTNAILTTFNEVNMAPVMDMRKKFQEKFEKEHGVKLGFMSFFVKAAVHALKKYPILNASVDQNDIVYHGYFDIGIAVGSPRGLVVPILRNADQMSFADIEKKISEYGVKARDGKLGLEELTGGTFSISNGGVFGSMLSTPIINPPQSAILGVHATKDRAVVENGQVVVRPINYLAMSYDHRIIDGREAVLGLVAMKEALEDPARLLFDI, from the coding sequence ATGGCTCTCGTGGATGTGAAGGTCCCGCAACTGTCCGAGTCGGTGGCGGAAGCGACCCTCCTGCAATGGAAGAAGAAACCGGGCGAAGCCGTCGCCATCGATGAAATCCTGATCGAGATCGAGACCGACAAGGTCGTGCTCGAAGTGCCGGCGCCCAGCGCGGGCGTGCTGGCGGAGATCGTGCAGCCCGACGGTGCGACCGTCGCGGCCGACCAGGTCATCGCCAGGATCGACACGGAAGGCAAGGCCAGCGCCGCGGCGCCGGCGGCCGCCAAGGCCGCTCCGGCTCCCGCGCCCGCGCAAGCCGCGGCGCCGGCCGGCGCTGGCAAGGGCGACATCGCCATGCCCGCCGCGGCGAAGATGATGGCCGACAACGCCATGGCGCCCGGCTCGGTGGCCGGCACCGGCCGCGACGGCCGCGTGACCAAGGGCGACGTGATCGGCGCCCTGGCCGGCGGCGGCGCGAAGGCCGCCGCACCGGTGGCGGCCCCGATCGCCACGCCCAAGCCGCTCCCGCAGGTGTCGGCGCCGGTGAGCGCGCCCGACCTGGGCAACCGCCCCGAGCAGCGCGTGCCGATGACGCGCCTGCGCGCGCGCGTGGCCGAGCGGCTGCTGCAGTCACAATCGACCAACGCCATCCTGACCACGTTCAACGAGGTGAACATGGCCCCGGTGATGGACATGCGCAAGAAGTTCCAGGAGAAGTTCGAGAAGGAACACGGTGTCAAGCTCGGGTTCATGTCCTTCTTCGTGAAGGCCGCGGTGCACGCGCTCAAGAAGTACCCGATCCTCAACGCCAGCGTCGACCAGAACGACATCGTCTACCACGGCTACTTCGACATCGGCATCGCCGTCGGTTCGCCGCGCGGCCTCGTCGTGCCGATCCTGCGCAACGCCGACCAGATGTCCTTCGCCGACATCGAGAAGAAGATCTCCGAGTACGGCGTGAAGGCGCGCGACGGCAAGCTGGGGCTCGAGGAGCTCACCGGCGGCACGTTCTCCATCTCCAACGGCGGCGTGTTCGGCTCGATGCTGTCGACGCCCATCATCAACCCGCCGCAATCGGCGATCCTGGGCGTGCACGCGACCAAGGACCGCGCGGTGGTCGAGAACGGGCAGGTCGTCGTGCGCCCGATCAACTACCTCGCCATGAGCTACGACCACCGCATCATCGATGGCCGCGAAGCCGTGCTGGGGCTGGTGGCGATGAAGGAAGCGCTGGAAGACCCGGCCCGCCTGCTCTTCGACATCTGA